A stretch of Chaetodon auriga isolate fChaAug3 chromosome 21, fChaAug3.hap1, whole genome shotgun sequence DNA encodes these proteins:
- the tm9sf1 gene encoding transmembrane 9 superfamily member 1 produces MRCGIGHLPGGCQRTMGLHCVLILCLFSGWAVGYKQGDNVTLYVNKVGPYHNPQETYHYYTLPVCRPEKVHHKSLSLGEVLDGDRMAESLYHIRFRENVEKKTLCQLTLSEKQVDELREAIEELFYFEFVLDDIPIWGFVGYIEESGFLPHSHKVGLWTHLDFNIEYNGDSVIFANVSVKDVKPVPLEEGAGAAVGGVGVGGGSLTVTHTYSVRWFESPLPHSRRAERLRDYSFFPKTLEIHWLSIINSLVLVVLLLGFVIIILMRVLKNDFARYNVEEEGGCDDLDQGDNGWKIIHTDVFRFPPYKSLLCAVLGVGAQFLTLATGIIIMALLGMFNVHRHGAINSAAIVLYALTSCVSGYVSCSFYTQINGQRWAWNIILTSSLFSAPLFLTWSVVNSIHWWSGSTQALPATTVLLLLGAWVLVGFPLTVIGGIVGKNRAGSFQAPCRTRNIARQIPTQPWYKHTAVHMAIGGFLPFSAISVELYYIFATVWGREHYTLYGILLCVFAILLSVGACISVALTYFLLSGEDYRWWWRSVLSTGSTGLFIFVYSVFYYRNRSSMSGLVQSTEFFGYSLLTAMVFSLMLGSVSFWASLAFIRYIYRSLKMD; encoded by the exons ATGCGGTGTGGAATAGGACACCTGCCAGGTGGCTGCCAGAGGACGATGGGCCTGCACTGCGTCTTGATCCTGTGCTTGTTCTCAGGCTGGGCAGTGGGCTACAAGCAGGGGGACAACGTGACTCTCTATGTCAACAAAGTGGGCCCTTATCATAACCCCCAGGAGACGTATCACTACTACACTCTGCCCGTTTGCCGACCAGAGAAG GTGCACCACAAGTCCCTGAGTCTGGGCGAAGTGCTGGATGGTGACAGGATGGCAGAATCGTTATATCACATCCGGTTCAGAGAGAACGTGGAGAAAAAAACTCTATGCCAGCTCACCCTTTCGGAGAAACAG gtggaCGAGCTCCGCGAGGCCATCGAGGAGCTGTTCTACTTTGAGTTTGTCCTGGACGATATTCCAATCTGGGGGTTTGTGGGATACATAGAGGAGAGCGGCTTCCTGCCTCATAGCCACAAG GTGGGTTTATGGACTCACCTAGACTTCAACATTGAGTACAACGGCGACTCTGTGATCTTCGCCAACGTCTCAGTGAAGGACGTCAAACCCGTTCCCCTGGAGGAGGGTGCGGGTGCAGCAGTGGGTGGAGTCGGGGTGGGTGGAGGCAGCCTGACAGTCACCCACACCTACAGCGTGCGCTGGTTCGAGTCACCTCTGCCTCACTCCCGGAGAGCCGAGCGCCTCCGAGACTACTCGTTCTTCCCCAAAACGCTGGAGATCCACTGGCTCTCCATCATCAACTCattggtgctggtggtgctgctgctgggcttCGTCATCATCATTCTCATGCGGGTCCTTAAGAATGACTTTGCCAG GTacaatgtggaggaggagggcggcTGTGATGATCTGGACCAGGGAGACAACGGCTGGAAGATCATCCACACTGATGTCTTCAGGTTTCCCCCTtacaaaagcctgctgtgtgCCGTGCTGGGAGTGGGGGCTCAGTTCCTTACCCTTGCCACAG GAATCATCATCATGGCACTGCTGGGAATGTTCAACGTGCACCGCCATGGTGCTATCAACTCTGCGGCCATCGTCCTGTACGCTCTGACCAGCTGTGTGTCGGGCTATGTGTCATGCAGCTTCTACACACAGATCAACGGCCAGCGCTGGGCGTGGAACATCATCCTCACCTCATCGCTCTTCTCCG CTCCTCTGTTCCTGACATGGAGCGTAGTGAACTCGATCCACTGGTGGAGCGGCTCCACTCAGGCTCTGCCGGCCACCACCgtgctcctcctcctggggGCCTGGGTGCTGGTGGGCTTCCCGCTCACGGTCATCGGCGGCATCGTGGGAAAGAACCGAGCCGGCAGCTTCCAGGCGCCCTGCCGCACTCGCAACATCGCCCGGCAGATCCCTACACAGCCCTGGTACAAGCACACGGCTGTGCACATGGCCATCGGCGGCTTCCTGCCATTCAG TGCCATCTCAGTGGAGCTGTACTACATCTTTGCCACCGTTTGGGGTAGAGAGCACTACACCCTCTACGGCATCCTGCTGTGCGTCTTCGCCATCCTCCTCTCAGTGGGCGCCTGCATCTCTGTGGCGCTCACCTACTTCCTGCTGTCTGGCGAGGACTACCGATGGTGGTGGCGGAGCGTGCTCAGCACTGGCTCCACAGGCCTCTTCATCTTCGTCTACTCTGTTTTCTACTACCGGAACCGGTCCTCTATGAGCGGCCTGGTGCAAAGCACGGAGTTCTTCGGCTACTCTCTGCTCACAGCGATGGTCTTCTCACTGATGCTGGGCAGCGTGTCGTTCTGGGCCTCGCTGGCATTCATTCGCTACATCTACCGTAGCCTCAAGATGGACTAG
- the fen1 gene encoding flap endonuclease 1: protein MGIHGLAKLIADQAPGAIKEQDIKNYFGRKIAIDASMCIYQFLIAVRQDGNVLQNEDGETTSHLMGMFYRTIRMLEHGIKPVYVFDGKPPMLKSAELEKRGERRAEAEKLLAEAQETGEQENIDKFSKRLVKVTRQHNDECKKLLTLMGVPYIEAPCEAEASCAALVKAGKVFATATEDMDGLTFGTNVLLRHLTASEAKKLPIQEFHFSRMLQDIGLTNEQFIDLCILLGCDYCGTIKGIGPKRAIDLIKQHSCIEEILENIDLSKYPAPENWLYKEARGLFLEPEVVDCSSVELKWNEPDEEGLIQFMCNEKQFSEDRMRNGCKKIVKSRQGSTQGRLDSFFTITGSLSSKRKEPEIKGSAKKKQKTGATPGKFRKGK, encoded by the exons ATGGGAATACACGGACTTGCTAAGCTGATTGCTGACCAGGCCCCTGGCGCCATCAAAGAGCAAGACATCAAGAACTATTTTG GCAGGAAAATTGCTATAGATGCCTCCATGTGTATCTACCAGTTCCTGATTGCTGTGCGCCAGGACGGGAACGTTCTGCAGAATGAGGATGGAGAGACGACAAG CCACCTGATGGGGATGTTCTACCGGACAATCCGCATGCTGGAACACGGTATCAAACCCGTTTACGTGTTTGACGGCAAGCCCCCGATGCTCAAGTcagcagag ctggagaagagaggagagaggagggcagaggcTGAGAAGCTGTTGGCTGAAGCCCAGGAAACTG GGGAGCAAGAGAATATTGATAAATTCAGCAAGCGTCTGGTGAAAGTCACCAGGCAGCATAATGATGAGTGCAAGAAGCTGCTGACCCTGATGGGAGTGCCTTACATTGAG gCTCCATGTGAGGCGGAGgccagctgtgctgctctggTTAAAGCAGGGAAGGTCTTTGCCACAGCAACAGAGGATATGGATGGGTTGACCTTTGGCACAAATGTCCTGCTCCGACACCTTACAGCCAGTGAAGCAAA GAAACTTCCTATACAAGAGTTCCACTTCAGTCGAATGCTGCAGGACATCGGCCTGACCAATGAACAG TTCATCGACCTTTGTATTCTGCTGGGCTGCGACTACTGCGGCACCATTAAGGGGATTGGCCCCAAAAGAGCCATCGACTTGATCAAACAGCACAGCTGCATTGAGGAGATCCTAGAAAACATTGACCTCAGT AAGTACCCTGCTCCAGAGAACTGGCTGTACAAAGAAGCCAGGGGTTTgtttttggagccagaagtgGTGGACTGTTCCTCAGTCGAGCTGAAGTGGAATGAGCCGGACGAGGAGGGACTGATCCAGTTCATGTGCAACGAGAAGCAGTTCAG tgaggaCAGGATGCGTAATGGCTGTAAGAAGATTGTGAAGAGCCGACAGGGCAGCACACAGGGGCGACTGGATTCTTTCTTCACCATCACTGGATCTCTGTCCTCCAAACGGAAG GAACCTGAGATTAAAGGATCGGctaaaaagaagcagaagacTGGAGCAACGCCGGGCAAATTTAGGAAGGGAAAATAG